DNA from Lemur catta isolate mLemCat1 chromosome 7, mLemCat1.pri, whole genome shotgun sequence:
GTTAGGCTGAAATTCTTAAAGGGATGGCCCAGAATTTTCAATGCAGTCCTCTTCAAGAGCTTATGCCTGCTGCTGTCAAAGGTGAATTCCATTAGAAacctgttaggtttgttccaggtgggaacctgagaaaagtatgtataggagaGAATGTGGTTAATGTAACACTTAGGCTTGTAAAGCAATAGCCACAGCAGTCTGGGGAGTCCTCAGACTTTGTAGATCTAACAGCAGCTGCAGCCTGAattcctcccccctccttccctgatCAGATGAAGTTTCTCTCTCTAGTAGCTCTAACAACAGCTGCAGCCGGAATtccaccccctccctccttgaTAGAGAGGGAGGCTCTCTCTCCTGATAAGGGGACACCAGAGCAGAAGGATGGATGTCACTGGGACAAAGGTCCTACAGGTTGgttatttgaagaaaaatctaTTACAAGCAGCTGTTCAGGCCCACTTACTTACTCCCCAgaaaaaaccctctataaaacccaaggctctccccttttctctggTGGAAGCTTGTtcacctccacccatctgcacccgatgctcaaaataaacagcattttgctacacatgaggtttcgtgtgtctctctctcagctccagacctAACAATACAAATACCATTAGGTCTATTGAATCTTGAGAATTATTCACCAGCACccacagggaaaagaaaaaaactttgccCTTGTGGAAGGGCTGTGTCATTTTTTAGGTGTATCTCTTTAGGAAACTAGTTTCCTAAAATGTTGAGCTTCAGAAAGCCTCAACATCTATGACTGTGCTAGGAGCCCTTACAAACAATTTTGTACAATCTGTGCTGAGTCAGCTGGGAGTCAATAGGCCGAATGAGGGCAGGTAAAGCCCCTCCCTGCAGACCTGTTGCTATTAAGGATGCCATTTGGAAGTCTCAAATTGCAACCCCAAAGGTTGTTCACATTGCACTCgtactgtatacacacacacacacacacacacacacagtcttccTACCAGTAACATTCAAGATAAGCACACTTAATATTGCCAGTCATATGTGGAAGagcatgttcattttttaattgtgtgtgCCAGAGCCAAGATATCCCACTGAtccaacaaaaaacaaagcagggaATAGCTTTAAGATACCATTAATTTATGCTATTAAATTTTTCCAGTGAAAGACAGCAAAGCCCATACAAAATTTAGGGACAAGAAAACTCAAATTTCAGCTACTGGTAGGCTGTCTAACGATAGACTTTGCGTTTTCATGCCCTGCCCTCTAGGATGCTTCTGCCTTCCCTGCCAGATGTCTTCTAATCTTGTTGCTCCTGACAGCCCACATCTGGAACATCTGTTGTGCTGCCATAGTAACACAGGAGCCATAAAGCTGAAGAAAGGCTCCGTGTGAGAGAGAACTGTTGAAAAGAATCCCCTGGCACCACCCCTCCCAAATGCGAATCATACTATTTAACACATCCAGGGAACCAGAGGGGAAACACCTGAGGGTCTTGGAGAACCTAACAAGCTGTCACTGCAAAGCTGGTCCTCCagagagcagaggaagaaagCAGGTAACCTAGTGCAAGTCACACCTGCTTCACTCTTAAACTTCTCCCTCAAGTGGAGCTTCCCTGCAAACAGGACTGGTCTTCAAAGTCTCTGAGTCCCTCTCTCTCTGATCCAAGATGCTTGAGCTAATTTTATTCCTTCCCAACAGGATGGCATTGGAAAATATAAAGCCTTTGTTATGTATGCAGCAGCCAGGAAATGGGGAAtaagggggtggtggtggagggggtaGTTACAATCCCTCCTGGGCTTGATTTAGACATAAAAGTTCCAGGCTGTTGCAAGAAACGGGGTCACCAGCAGAAAAACTGTTTTCCCTGATAAGGTGGTCCCATGGTTTTGATCTTGCTCGTGGTTACACTTGTCCGTCTTGCAGCAGTAGTACTGTAGCTCAGCTTCCCCTAAGAGTGCTGAGATGCGGTCAAACCTGCAATCCTCAAACTTCCAACACTGGTGATATATACGTGGCCCTGTGGGGAGACACATACACAAAGGTAAGGAAGTAAGTGGGTGCAGTTCTGTATCTGCCTTTGAACCCTAAATTCTATGTAGAATTTACTCTATGGAAGTAGAGACATCCAGATAGGTTGGTAGGTGGGTTGTGAAGGGGAACAATTAGAAAAGGGTGAGATACCTCTAAATGGAACTTTTCTGTAAAACCCAGGTCTCACCAGAGCCAGGATAGTTGTGGGGGGGTGAGTGAGGAGGCAACAGGCATTTATTGTGTTAGAGGGAAATTTGGTCATATCTACCAAGATTTTAACCCATTAACTggcatgtgagttgtatttaactgaTGCTAATTTTCAGCCCgtggccttgtgaagcaaaacctgggcaaaaccctgcagttggtttgtgaaaatcttacttgttgatgttcttactgATTTAATTAATAtagacaaattaattctaaaaacatgaattaaatgaatagaaatcaataaatttcgtttttcatgaaatttttcatgaaattagaGAGAAtcgttttatttttgaagtttttattctattttcgtaacaaaacaccatggccccaaggaaaacaaatttttttctggtgTACAGTAGAATTCCATGAAGATAGGGAAAGACACCGGCCTGCAAGTGCTGACGTGGAAAGCttgatgtgaagaaaaaaaacaaaagcaggaaaaatgtgcaaattggacttcatcaaagttAAAATGTTTGATCTTCAAAGaacattatcaaaaatataaaaagaaaacccacagaatgggagaaaatgtttgcaaatcatatgaTAACAGTCCTGTATCCAGGATATATAAAACATTCTTGCTACTCACAATAAAAagccaaataacccaatttaaaaatgggcaaaggatttgaatagagaTTTCAACAAAGAAggtaaacaaatggccaataagcacgtgaaaagatgctcaatatcatgtGTCATTAGGacaatggaaattaaaatcacaagatCCCACTTTACACTCACTAGGATGGGTAAGATCCAGACATGGTAAATGGCAAGTGTTGGCAGGAagtgggaaaattggagagccagcAGGGAAACCCAGGCTACGATAACTTTACACTGGAAGGAAACTGGAGGGATATGAGATATGTGAACAATGAAAGCATTGAGAAACAGGGTTGTTACACGCAGAGTTGCCACGGTCATTTTGTAGAATCCCTAAGGACAAAATAACATATAATTCCCTCATTGCCATGATCACATGCCCGTCCTCTTCTGCACTTTCAAAGGGAAGTTTTCTTGTAGGTAAATTATGTATCCATTGAAAACCTTAGATGCAGAACAGCATGTAGAATGTGATCCATTTGTATAAAAAAGCATATACACGTGGGAGacatgcattattttttctctggaaGGATTCCCAAGTAATTTAACAGTATTACCTTCATGGAATAATATTCATCATTTATAATATGTTTCTGGATGGGTTGagatttgagattttctttttaaattgtcatatggatgacttatttttaaagtatttgaaacttcatttaaaaatcattagatTATTCAATAATACAGGAAGTTTCCACATGAACATGGCATTTTGGTCCCATTGTTGGAAAAATATCCTTGAgcacatatgaaaataaaggTCAGAAGTATATATTCCAAGTGTAgtggattttttaatatttggaaaaatcatGTTAAGTGGGAAAAAATGTATTAGCTGAGAGTTATTACGGTAGACTTTCCTCTCCAAAAATAATTGAGTGTCTATGAGCTAAATACTGGGAACATATGGGAATATACATAAGATCGGAGGTATGGTCCTTGCTCTGGAATCATTTTCTTATCCTGTgtgctagaaagaaaaaaaatacaaatgcataCTTCCTTATTTAGGACTTGTAACTAATTAATCCAATTCC
Protein-coding regions in this window:
- the CD59 gene encoding CD59 glycoprotein — encoded protein: MRSQRGFVLFGLMLVLAVFCHSGYSLQCYSCINPVPECATVTNCTTNFDACLRTVAGPRIYHQCWKFEDCRFDRISALLGEAELQYYCCKTDKCNHEQDQNHGTTLSGKTVFLLVTPFLATAWNFYV